GAAAAGtatttttacatacagtagcaaTGCATTCGCTGTGGTGGCAGATGTAGGAACCATGTTTACATCCGTCCTGAAGGGTCCTGAGCAGAATGGTACTGAGTGTTTGCACTATTAAACAAGGCGTGTTCAGTTGTCAAGGAGAACACATAGACCTAAATGACCTTAAATGACCCCAGACAACAAAACACGCATTATGCACATGTGCAGATTCAGAACTGATGGACGTGTTTCTGGAAAGCTCTCAATGTATAGTTTGTATGATAGGAGGAGCTGTTTGGtctattactgtacatgtgtgtcacTTGCAGGTGAGACTGGCAATCGCAGAAAAAGGTTTGGCATGTGAAGAATATGACGTTAGCCTTCCACTCAGCGAGCATAACGAGCCATGGTTCATGAAGCTGAACCCTGCCGGCGAGGTCCCCGTGTTGGTGCACGATGACAACGTTATCAGCGACCCGACCCAGATACTGGACTATCTAGAGCAAAACTTCAGAGAGGGTATATTGTCAGTCGGACTTAAAATCACTCACATAACCTGAACACAGAATTATGGCCTTGCCTTTATTAAAATCATGATGGAAATGTAATGAATTGACATAAACGTAGCTGTAGTTCTAAATTCATTAAAGATGTTTTCTTTATATGATTCTTTTATCATATTGTTTTGCGCACCTTGTGTTTTAATTGACTTCATTTATCAcatgttgtgttgtttatttcacCTTATGCTCAAAGCCATTTTAAGTTCAGCATGCCCGTGGCAGTTCAAATGACTGAAGATCTGAGCTGGTAAGTATACACTGCAACCAGTGGCTTCAGTGGCTTTGGCACCTTGATGTGTCCCATCTAATTGTTTAaatcagtttgttttttttacatggaATATCAATGAAACGTTGAGAGTCATTTTCCCAAGTCTTCATTGATAACACACATGAGCTGAATTTGAATAAAAGGACAAACAGTCAGTGACAAATTCAGAAATAGTGACTTTCCTAAACAAGAAAAGTGACCCCCCACCTCGAATGGTAATAAGTAAATATGCAGTTAGAACCTGGGAAACGGATGATTGACCTTGATCACCTTTGCTGTTTCTCAGAGAGCACTCCCAAGCTGATTCCAGAGGAGGGCAGTATGTACTACCCCAGGGTGCAGCACTACAGGGAGCTGCTGGACTCCCTCAAGATGGACGCCTACACCCACGGCTGCATCCTCCACCCCGAGATCACAGTGGACTCCCACATCCCTGCCTATGCCACCACCCGCATCCGCTGTAAGCTTTCTGTGATGTGCCGATGCTGGATTTTTATAAAAACAGGGGAATTaaactagccatttgttaggcTATCTATTTTGAGTAATAGAGTTAATTCAGAGTGTAACTATTAAGCTTACTtaaactgtgtgtttgttggtgtgtgtgtgtgtgtgtgtgtgtgtgtgtgtgtgtgtgcgtgtgtgcgtgtgtgcgtgtgtgcgtgtgtgtgttgtctctgttgtgtttgggctgtgctctgctctggaCAGTTAGGCTGCTAACTGTGTGGTCCAGTGCATGTTAACTATAGAAACACTTACTGCACACCAAGGTAACTCTATCCCTGGATAAGCCGGGCGGAGCGGGACAGTGTAACAAGACTAGGTTCAATAGGATAGGATAACAGGCTCCGTTTACCGCACTAATCCAGATGTTTTTGGCACCGTTCAGAACATTTCCTCATCAAGGGGATTAGTAATACTATTAGTAGCTTATGTCAGGCATTTATAACGAGTTTTACAGTATgagtaaatgtacagtataagagagtAAATAAGACAAGAACAACATtgacagaaaagaaaatacaaCTGAAAAGGTAGATGCTGAAGCTCTAGTTCATTACACCTGTCTACACTCTGATCCTTTGCCTTTGGCCAGTACACAGCTTTTGGTATTAGTCAGTGGACAGTTGGCGAGCGGATAATCTCACCTCTGTGCAATGTCTCCACAGCTCAGATAGGCAACACAGAGTCAGAGCTGAAGAAACTGGCAGCAGAGAATCCTGATCTCAAAGATGCCTACATTGCCAAACAGAGGCGCTTAAAGGTGAGAGCTAGGTGTTCATGACCTGAGAGTATGACTTAAAGAAGTCAGTCCCTTTCCTGTTTAATATTATGGCATCAGTCAATCAAAATGTTCATATTCAATATCACAACGAACACTTTATATTACTATACCAATCCATGGTCATCAAACTCAATATTGAACATGAACAATGCGTTCTGCGTTCAGTTAGTTTGCCCCCCATCCTGACTTAAAAcacataatttttttttttgtcttttgcagTCTAAGCTGTTTGATCATGACAACATGAAGTACCTGAAGAAGCTGCTGGATGAGCTGGAGAATGTGATGGACCAGGTGGAGACGGAGCtgcagaggagggtggaggagacgcCAGGTGAGAGGAGACTTCCCAATCATCACAACATCAACAGCATTGCACTGCAATAGAGCTTTTCTAGACACTAGtcacagtgaagggggaacctcactaaccaaaatcaagcaaagcacacacatccaATCTCTAAACACTGGGGTGCTGGACAAACTGGATGTCAAATGAATCGAAGAAAAAAAGTCCGCTACACCACGAGCTCCTGATAAATACTTTTATATTGTGACGTTTcgggtgtttttttctttgattcatttgagaacctcactaaccaccaccaatgtctAGAACCCACCTGGGGTTGGCAGCCATTATGCAGCACAGAGCAGCTGGAGGTGGAGAGTGACTCGGGAGGGAGTAACATAATACTGCAGTGCCACATATCTCATCGGTACACAACTCTCCTGCCCTTTCCCTCTTTGCATCTCCTTGCTTCTACCggctcactcctctcttctattctgtcctctctccctctgtccttcacGCCTCTTTCAGTGTTTTGGAAGATAGTAACCTGACCTGTGTTTTTAGATTCTCTCTGAACAACGGTGAAAGTTTGGGTCAAGTATGGTTTCTTTTAACCTTTTTATGTGAACGTTTTCATCTAAACATACCAAACTGTTCAATTTCAACAATAGCTCTTTATGAATTAAAAGTTTGTTTTAATTGTCTAAGGACATCATTTCATTGATGGAAAGTTGGCGAAGCAATGAGTGAATAAACAGACTCCATCATGTGTTTAAGCTACAGTAATTTAAATCTTGGCAATTTCTTTAGCTAATTGTACACTGTGAGCAAAATCCTAAGTGAAAACATTGGTGGGTCTTAGCAGTGTTCCCACACGCCAACTTCACtccttgttttgtttattgcctgtcaacaaaatgaaggcCTAAACatcaaaaggaaaaaatccaGGTCCAGGCACACAGGTTTCCAAAAACAAATTCCAAAATCTTTATTGTTGGGCTataagcattaaaaaaaagcacCAACGCGTATCGGCCCTACAGCCTTCAGCAGGGTGTGTGATGAAGGCCATGAAAATGAAGGCCTAGCTCCCCtttcacctccaccccccactctCTGTCCTCCAGAGGAAGGCAGCCAGATGTGGCTGTGTGGGGACTTCTTCAGCATGGCCGACGTGTCTCTCGCCGTCACCCTGCACCGCCTCAAGTTCCTGGGTCTCTCTCGCCGTTACTGGGGCAACGGCAGCCGGGTCAACCTGGAGACCTACTACGAGCGTGTCCTGGACCGGCCCGCCTTCCGGAGAGTTCTGGGCCACGTCAACAATATTCTGATCTCCGCCGTCCTGCCGACGGCATTCCGGGTGGCCAGGAAGAGAGCGCCCTCCTTTGTGGGCACAGCGCTGGTGATTGGCATCCTAGGCGGGGCCAGTTACCTGGCCTTCCTTTACTTCAAGAGGAGACTGACCACTCTGAGTTGAAATTGCACTGCTACTTCATTCTAACTGTCCTTCAGAGTTCAGAcactagccacgtttacatggacagtttttttgtcattccgattaaactattccgattgaaaatgttgtgccgtctgtttacatgaggtacattctattccgatcaggtgcttTTCAAGCGCTTtaaaatctttgatcggaatagccgttgttgcctacttttcattgggaagatatagcagtcaatccgaatgacTGTATATGGGTGTTAATTCGGAATAGGCACGGACTACATCACCTCTTCCATTCCGAttgaaattctgatcggatcaggaattttcattctgattgatgtttatatgacgatttgtattccgattgagctgttattccgtttctaatcaaaatagaagtgtccatgtaaacggagCTACTGTCCTTGCCCTTTTGTTTTCTGCCAAATTCCAAATGCATAGCCATGTTAGTAGTTGCACAAGAAGCACTTTTAATTACCCTGTCCTTATGCCTACTGAAAGCAATTTGAGTCTTGATGAAATTCAGAGACGTGCTGTCACTGCGGTGTGCGTTTGGGTCAGAAAGTCAttatttgtgtgtactgtatgtgtgtgcgtttcactATGCGTCATATTTTAAGGATTCTTCATGGCCAATGCTTCAATACTACTGTGCAAGACAATGTTATGGTCATTTGCATGTCAAGAGATACAAAAAATAGGACTTGATTCCTTAATTCCTGACAAGATTACAAAACTGGGGGAAAATGTGAAGGAATGGTTTCCTTCCCTTTTCCTTAGGCCTTTACAAGTggcagcatttgacactgtgGTATCCTAGTGCAGGTTTTTGAGTGGTTTTTGATAAGGAACTACCAAATCCTATCACTGTGTAATTTCATATGAGAGGGTATTCTCGTAGTTTGTCTCGTAGTGCAATTCATTTCAGTATGTATCACCTGGTGTTGTCTGTTGTTCATAGTACTGCCTTTAGTGTAGGAAGTCCTTATTGTTTATGCTCTGAATGTACATAGTATATGCAGTAAATTACTACTCTCTAAACAATGGATCCTACATCACATTAAAGTTTATTTGCAAAATGTAAGTTATGTTTTGGTTTATTTCAACTCAGCAAAGATTGCAGCAGACCCTGGTGTTAATTTGGCTTTCTCCTGTTGTATTTGTCCCAGAATCAGACCCACTGTAGCAAAGGTCACTCGGGCCTCAAACTTATTGATGGTGTGCTGTTACACACTCAGTCTGATCTGGATCCATTTTTCTCACCTGCTACTAATGCAGACCATATATGCCATCTGTTCTTGATAAAAAATAGGTCTTTAAATAAGGAAACCTACCCTTATGATATTGTAaactgtattgttattattgattCCAGTATTTGAGCAAATTGAATGAAAAAGCACTTTTTAAGTGCAGAGCTTTGCTCTCAGGTGGCCACTGATGGCATGAATAATTGGGTTGACTGTCACACATTTCAGCCAACATCACCAAGCAAGACCTCACAAGGTCCTGGAGTCTTTATTTTGTTCCTACAAATAAAAGGAAGGCCAACACAATCTCAAAAACCAGTGAGCATAACTCCATCGCACCCAAGACAAACAAGCTTAGAAAGAAAACACTCTCATAGCAATGACAGCCACTGTCTACACCAACCACATATGTCATTAAGATCCTTTAACTGCTGTGCTGTATTTCAGTGCTACAGTTCCCTTCAACGCTGCAAGAAACATTGACTTTGGCATGTCAGAGACATATATATTTCCAATAGTTATCCTGAGCGCAAATAGATGTCTTACATTTttaatttcccacatatcctctaGGGGGCAGCATTAAGCTGTTTTAAATATTTCAATCCCATTCTGCAAGAAGGCTGACATTCCACTGTAGTGTTGGTGCAATTATGGTAATTGTGTTTCGTGTGGATAGAAATACAGTTAAAGAAACGCAGTGGCCAACATCAGGTCAGGCAGCTGACAAAATAAACTCCACGTTGGAACCGTGCATAGTTGCCTATTGATTGGACTTGACAGCTTGCTATTCAGTTGTTTAAAATTCAACAGGTGTTTCTCAGTGATTGGACGGCGATCTCCTCATCACGCGGAATGCAAAAGCATGTTGATTTTCCATTGCACTCTCTACAGAAtccaaatcattttttttttatcggtgTCTGGTATGGATCGACCAGAAGTAattatatattgtatagtgCTAGTATTGGTCTGTGGAATATCAAAATATTTTGAAGTCTCGCTGTGCATAGTTTCCACTTCGTCCCACTTTCACCATAGGCAGTCCAAACCTTGAACGCATTAGGGTGGTCAGACAAACAACAAACCTTGCCACAAAACAACTAATTCAATCATACTGACAGATTAAATGTATTACAACATTTgacgaaaacaaaaacaaaggggTTGTGAAATAGGCCTAGTAGACTAGTGGATATAGGGAAGTTGGCTAATTTTGAATTGATTGGTTATAATCTACAGTGTGTCGATCGTTTTTATTTGTAGTCTATATGAAGGTACAATTATCTGTTATTTTACCATGAATAAATAAGTATCTCAGGGGACAAGGTCTCCTGTACAAGACAatatcatgtaggcctataggacACAAAAGATGCATTGTCAATTCTGTTGTGGGAATCAGCcacgtggatttttttttcatatgggACCAATAAAAAACTtctcaagtaggcctatgttctTTTTGCTCGCAGACACTGGGCTTTCTGCTGCCTGAGGCCGGCGCTTTAATAAACAACGCTGACTTTCCACTGGTTATTCTTCCAGCGGACGTGCAGAGTGCCGACTGACGGGATTGGTGTCCTGTGGCGGGTGGCGTTTTAAGCGTCCATCCTGTTTACCTTTGGGCACAGGCCAGGGCCAAGTGTGGCCTCGGAGTAGCGCGGAGCGCAGTGGAGGTGTAGCGCAGGATCTGGAAAACTCCGGGACCTCAGACgggagcagaagcagcagcagcagcaggagcaggagcagccagCTGGGTAAAAAAGCGGTGGGCCCTGGCTCTGCAGTTAGGTAAATAACGGCCCACGCAGGCAGCTGAGACCGAAGTGGCCGTGCTCCCAGTCCCCGAGTGGGTGGGGCTCATGGAAACTTCCAGCATTGATTTTTCACGCGTGCACCTCCGTGCCTCGGGAGTGCGGGAAGAGATGCAGAGTGGGCGGAGGATTTCAGTTTCCATGGAAACGACTGATTTACAAATTTAAGTGTTTAACAAGATCTCAGCAACCGTGTGATATTGGTCCTGAGGTGACAGTTGGCTTCTCAGACACGCGAGTCACCTCGAGAATGATTTCTTATTCTGTAACTTGTTTTTAAGACATAAACGCCAAATACAAGAGGACCTTTGAGACTTGATTCAAGAAGTGGATAACGCAAGACttaacacacactgtctgtcttcTATGCAATAGGAACTCTTGCCCAGTTCTTTCTTATCAAGCCATTCAACAACTGAATGCCATAGTAACACATTGAATTTCCCTTCATGTCTCTGAATCTTGTGGACTGTAAGGTATCTTACCATAATCTCCATAACGACAGCGGCATTTGGTGTCAAGGAAGCACAGTTGCATAACTTCCTGCAGAACATCAGACACAGACAGTCGTGAGTGATGTCAGGCATTTCACATTGATTTAACATTTTTGAATGGTTCGTCTGGCCAGCAGCTAGGGCGTATGTTGGCTCAATGgaaaaagggagagtgagagagagagggagagagaaagaaagagagagagagaggggtagagagggagagagaaagaggggatagtgaagagagagaatatggtTTTTAGATTGTGACATTTGGCGGGTGCACTGGAAGACTCCCACTTGGAAGAAGAGGAAGCTCTTTTAAAAAGCTCTGGCCTATAGCCCCATCCATTGCacttctgagaatatgagggtGAAGTCTTTTCCAGCAAGTCACTGGCAGTCCCCATTTCAAAGGCCACTTTATGGTATTTGCTGATTTGACTGGCAGTGCTATAGCGGCTGTTGACACGAGTGTTAAAATCGCTCCCCCCTGCAAGTTTGCACATCACAGCTTTATGGTGAGATCTGTTGCCATCATCCAGCCACACACAACCTTTGCTCAAATGTTTAAACAAGTGCTACATGCCCTACAGCGAGCAAGTTAAAAGGGCTGTTGGGAATGTCTGAAGCGAACATTTGTAATGGTAGCATTTCTATTTTGCCTGACACTGTTGGTGCCAAACCAAGCATACCAGCTCGTTTTATTTCCTTAATGAATATCATATTATCTCGATGCATCAGCAGTTTTAACACGAACAAAAGGAATAATGATACCAAAGAGAGGGCGTGAGGGCAACTCTCCGATCGGAGCAACAAGGAATGATATTTTCCTTTTCTCCTGTTCCTGGGATTGTTGGCTCTTTGCAGAGGGAATCATCTCTTTCCAAGGCATGCCTTCCGTATTCGCCCTCTCCCTGGTGGTCAGCATGTCTACTCACACCTGGCTGTGAACACTCATGTATTTACCAGGCAAATATGCTGTTACTATCTCTGTACCTCGGCTTTGATCTATAGAGGGCTCGGGTCGTCTCTTAGAAGAGCAGACGTAATGTTGATGACACGCACGCGGGGGTAAAAATACTTTTGACAAGAATGTGTTTTACCTTTGTGTGAGAATTTCCCTATTTTGGTTTCCACTCTtggttttatttacattttgctCTCAGCCCTGTCTTCACGGCTCCTAAATGGGTTGCCGAGCAGTAGTGATGTTGTGACAGGGCGTTCAGATCAGTTTGGTTTAGGCTGATGTTCAGTGGACCTGTAGATGCACCGGTTAATAAGAATCTTGACCGTGAACACATAGCTTACTGCAGAGTTTCTATAGTCCATCTTCTCACTGGACCTGCAGATCTCCAGAGGCAAACCAGCAGAACTATGATTCCTGTTGCAGAGACTTGGGGATCGCAAGGAAGTTTTTATTGCGCCTTCGCTACGCACAGACTCTCCTGATGTAAAGAGAAAATATTCCCAGCTTTTGAGGAACATCCTGTTTTAAGACCCTAGGCTGTCAAAGTGAACCACTGGAGCACAGTCTGCCTGCAAGCACTGCCGATAGAGAATAACAGAGCAACAGATACCCCATAAGCTTGCATAGTTATTGCAGAATTCATGTGGCAGTTCAATATTTCTCATTGTGTTTTTCATAAATTTTGTCCCTACTAAAAGTTTGGACTTAAAAGACATCTAAAAATAGGATTCAGGTTGCCACTGTATCACATGATAGACTTTCACACTTGAAGCTTGTTGATTGGCATTGCTATCAAGATAGGCCAGCGCATCTAGACCAAGTCCAAAGCCAGCTCCCGAGACACAACACAAGTTCTGCACCATGTGAGTGGAGAATTCTCTCAGGTGACACACAAAATGTCTGGACAGAGTTAGCACTGCCGTGATTGAGAGTGTCCATGTCACACAGGTCATGCTGACTCAAGCCAGCTGGTTTGTGTGCCAGGAAATGAGAGTTCCCTTACCTTCAAATAATGGATTCAGAATCATTTTGATGCTACACTGACTCAGAATACAGAGTAAGATACAGAGTACGGAGTTTCTGACATTGCTCAGCCTGGTGTTGCACTATGCAACTATTTTATTGGAAGGATCAAGACTCTttttgtcagtgtttttttatttttatttttatcattGAGTGCCCCCTTCGCTAAATGGGTATCCATAACATTGGGAATTGATGAAAAGGTTCAGACCTACATAGTGTTACATGAATGTCTCCGCAACGTCAAATGTAAAAGTGGCGGTAACACTAAATAACCATAGAATAACATAACTATATAACTATATGCTATAAAAAAAAGAGTCCTTGTGGGACCTTAGCCAACATAGAGAGGGGCAAGGGTCACTTTAAATATGACTTCTTCTACAGCAAAAAAGGACATGTGGAATTTATCACTATtctaaaacaaaatgttttttctctttttctctctctttttggccTCACATTCTAGTGAAAGGTATACTGGccagaaaggaggaggagggggggggggggggggcattatcAGCATGATGCAgctggggaggaaaaaaaagaaggcaaAGAAAACATGGCTTCATGTGGTGAAGGACAGCCTAATTCATCATTTGCAGTCATTTTCTTCTTCCTCACTAAATGGCCCCAAATCCTGGACCAGCAGttaatttttcatttttgcaaCTGGACATTTTCTGGTGGCCTACTTTGGAGGGTTTCAGGGAGCTCTGATTTAAAACTTGTTTACAGCCTGTCCTTTGTTCTGTCGCCAAGGTAGCAGACCCCCACAAACAACCCCAGGCAACTTCTTCGAAAGCACACTAATTGAGAAATCAGTGATATATCTGGAAATGGCATTTGCTGACTTGTATATCTTGGAATATACAAACTTCATATTCAAGACAAAATATTCAAGATTTTCATCATATGAGATACTCATCTTGATGTGAAAATAATCTTGAACTGGTGCAGAGGTCATAGTCAATTACAGTACAGACACCATATGATTGACTTTCAATATATACCATGGCCTAAATATGCACTTTTCTTGTTTTGACTTTTGACATTTGGTATGCTACGCTGTTAGTACGTTAGTTTTGTGGGTTTCCGACAT
This is a stretch of genomic DNA from Sardina pilchardus chromosome 19, fSarPil1.1, whole genome shotgun sequence. It encodes these proteins:
- the gdap1 gene encoding ganglioside-induced differentiation-associated protein 1; the encoded protein is MADENSTDAHDEKEITLKKRHVKETTEDVQPVTKPKDSKLTLYHWTQSFNSQKVRLAIAEKGLACEEYDVSLPLSEHNEPWFMKLNPAGEVPVLVHDDNVISDPTQILDYLEQNFREESTPKLIPEEGSMYYPRVQHYRELLDSLKMDAYTHGCILHPEITVDSHIPAYATTRIRSQIGNTESELKKLAAENPDLKDAYIAKQRRLKSKLFDHDNMKYLKKLLDELENVMDQVETELQRRVEETPEEGSQMWLCGDFFSMADVSLAVTLHRLKFLGLSRRYWGNGSRVNLETYYERVLDRPAFRRVLGHVNNILISAVLPTAFRVARKRAPSFVGTALVIGILGGASYLAFLYFKRRLTTLS